One Rhizobium sp. NRK18 genomic window carries:
- a CDS encoding Gfo/Idh/MocA family protein, with protein sequence MSKTPIAVVGIGKIARDQHLPSISRSPSFEMAAAVSRNASVDGVPYYASLEAYLPESGDIPAIAFCTPPSGRYDMASAAIAAGKHVLIEKPPGATLGEVEALAAQAAAKGVVLFATWHSRFAAAVAPAKAWLKGKTIKRAEIIWKEDVRRWHPGQAWIWEPGGFGVFDPGINALSILTEIMPDEVYVTDASLDVPENCQTPIAASVKMRGEAGYPIAMELDWLQTGPQTWDITVETDSGTLKLSMGGSVMSIDGKPVSEAPDTEYDEIYRRFAELIARGESDVDVRPQRLVGDCFFLGKRNLVEAFHD encoded by the coding sequence ATGAGCAAGACACCGATTGCGGTCGTCGGCATCGGCAAGATCGCCCGCGACCAGCATCTGCCCTCGATCTCCCGTTCGCCATCCTTCGAGATGGCGGCGGCGGTCAGCCGCAATGCGAGCGTCGACGGGGTACCGTATTACGCATCGCTTGAGGCATACCTGCCGGAGAGCGGCGATATTCCGGCGATCGCCTTCTGCACGCCGCCGAGCGGCCGCTACGACATGGCGTCGGCGGCGATCGCGGCCGGCAAGCATGTGCTGATCGAGAAGCCGCCGGGCGCTACGCTCGGCGAGGTGGAGGCGCTGGCGGCGCAGGCTGCCGCCAAGGGCGTCGTGCTGTTTGCCACCTGGCATTCGCGTTTCGCGGCTGCCGTCGCGCCTGCCAAGGCCTGGCTCAAGGGCAAGACCATCAAGCGGGCGGAGATCATCTGGAAGGAAGATGTCCGCCGCTGGCATCCGGGCCAGGCCTGGATCTGGGAGCCGGGTGGTTTCGGCGTGTTCGATCCGGGCATCAACGCCTTGTCGATCCTGACCGAGATCATGCCGGACGAGGTCTATGTCACCGACGCATCGCTTGACGTGCCGGAGAACTGCCAGACCCCGATCGCCGCCAGCGTGAAGATGCGCGGCGAGGCCGGTTATCCGATCGCCATGGAGCTCGACTGGCTGCAGACAGGTCCGCAGACCTGGGACATCACCGTCGAAACCGACAGTGGAACGCTGAAGCTGTCTATGGGCGGCAGCGTCATGTCGATTGACGGCAAGCCCGTCTCGGAAGCCCCGGACACCGAGTATGACGAAATCTATCGTCGGTTCGCGGAGCTTATCGCCAGGGGCGAGAGCGATGTGGACGTCCGTCCGCAGCGTCTCGTCGGCGATTGCTTCTTCCTCGGCAAGCGCAACCTCGTCGAGGCATTCCACGATTGA
- the araD gene encoding L-arabinonate dehydratase: protein MAAFKPAQWPRKLRSQEWFGGSGRDQIYHRGWMKNQGLPHHLFDGRPVIGILNTWSELTPCNAHLRDLAERVKHGIYEAGGFPVEVPVFSASESAFRPTAMMFRNLAALSVEEAIRGQPMDGVVLLVGCDKTTPSLLMGAASCDLPAIMVSGGPMLNGYFRGERVGSGTHLWKFSEAVKAGEMTAAEFAEAEASMSRSPGSCNTMGTASTMASMMESLGMALSGNAAIPAVDSRRRVMAFMSGRRIVQMVKDDLKPSDILKKENFENAIRTNGAIGGSTNAVIHLLAIAGRVGVDLTLDDWDRCGKDVSTIVNLMPSGKYLMEEFFYAGGLPVVIKRLGEAGLLHKDALTVSGGSIWEEVKDVVNYNEDVILPADKPLTAHGGIAVLRGNLAPNGAVLKPSAASPHLLKHRGRAVVFEDIDDYKRKINDDALDIDETCVMVLKNCGPKGYPGMAEVGNMGLPPKVLKKGITDMVRISDARMSGTAYGTVVLHTSPEAAAGGPLAVVRDGDMIELDVEGRRLHLDISEEELAARLADWRPTVDMPPSGYAWLHHNHVQGADTGADLDFLKGCRGAPVGKDSH, encoded by the coding sequence ATGGCTGCTTTCAAACCTGCCCAATGGCCCCGCAAGCTTCGATCCCAGGAATGGTTCGGCGGCTCGGGCCGCGACCAGATCTATCACCGCGGCTGGATGAAGAACCAGGGCCTGCCGCACCACCTGTTCGACGGCCGTCCGGTCATCGGCATCCTGAATACCTGGTCGGAACTGACCCCCTGCAACGCGCATCTGCGTGATCTCGCCGAGCGGGTGAAGCATGGCATCTACGAGGCCGGCGGCTTCCCCGTCGAAGTGCCGGTGTTCTCGGCCTCGGAAAGCGCCTTCCGCCCGACGGCGATGATGTTCCGCAACCTTGCGGCGCTGTCGGTGGAGGAAGCCATCCGCGGGCAACCGATGGACGGCGTCGTCCTCCTGGTCGGCTGCGACAAGACCACGCCGTCGCTGCTGATGGGGGCCGCCAGCTGCGACCTCCCGGCGATCATGGTCTCCGGCGGCCCGATGCTGAACGGCTATTTCCGCGGCGAGCGCGTCGGCTCCGGCACGCATCTGTGGAAATTCTCCGAAGCCGTGAAGGCGGGCGAGATGACGGCAGCCGAATTCGCCGAGGCCGAAGCCTCGATGTCGCGTTCGCCGGGTTCGTGCAACACCATGGGCACGGCGTCGACGATGGCCTCGATGATGGAATCGCTCGGCATGGCGCTCTCCGGCAATGCGGCGATCCCCGCCGTCGACAGCCGCCGCCGCGTCATGGCCTTCATGTCCGGCCGCCGCATCGTGCAGATGGTCAAGGACGACCTGAAGCCGTCCGACATCCTGAAGAAGGAAAACTTCGAAAACGCCATCCGCACCAATGGTGCGATCGGCGGCTCCACCAATGCGGTGATCCACCTGCTGGCGATCGCCGGCCGCGTCGGCGTCGACCTGACGCTCGATGACTGGGATCGTTGCGGCAAGGACGTCTCGACGATCGTCAACCTGATGCCGTCCGGCAAGTACCTGATGGAAGAGTTCTTCTATGCGGGTGGTCTGCCGGTGGTCATCAAGCGTCTCGGCGAGGCGGGTCTCCTGCACAAGGACGCGCTGACCGTTTCCGGCGGTTCGATCTGGGAAGAGGTCAAGGACGTCGTCAATTACAATGAAGACGTCATCCTGCCGGCCGACAAGCCGCTCACCGCTCACGGCGGCATCGCCGTCCTGCGCGGCAACCTCGCTCCGAACGGCGCCGTTCTGAAGCCGTCGGCAGCCTCGCCGCATCTCCTGAAGCACCGCGGCCGGGCCGTCGTCTTCGAAGACATCGACGACTACAAGCGCAAGATCAACGACGACGCTCTCGACATCGACGAGACCTGCGTCATGGTCCTGAAGAACTGCGGTCCGAAGGGCTATCCGGGCATGGCCGAGGTCGGCAACATGGGTCTTCCGCCGAAGGTCCTGAAGAAGGGCATTACCGACATGGTCCGCATCTCGGATGCGCGCATGTCCGGCACCGCCTACGGTACCGTCGTGCTGCACACATCGCCGGAAGCGGCCGCCGGCGGTCCGCTGGCCGTTGTTCGCGACGGCGACATGATCGAGCTCGACGTCGAAGGCCGTCGCCTGCACCTCGATATCTCCGAAGAGGAACTGGCCGCCCGTCTCGCCGACTGGCGTCCGACCGTCGACATGCCGCCGTCCGGCTATGCCTGGCTGCACCACAATCACGTGCAGGGTGCCGATACCGGGGCCGACCTCGACTTCCTCAAGGGATGCCGCGGCGCACCGGTCGGCAAGGACTCGCACTAA
- the mmsB gene encoding multiple monosaccharide ABC transporter permease, protein MTEAAETTREKVDLAHYIKANIRDYALLISLLVIMVFFQFNTNGTLFMPVNMTNIILQNSYIVIMALGMLLIIVAGHIDLSVGSVSGFIGALAAVLIVQWKVDVFVAGAICIAVGGLIGASQGYLTAYFRIPAFIVTLAGMLIYKGLALAVLGGASVGPFPKEFQLLSSGYVPDVFSLTLFGQPFNTLALLLGAIVTAIIIWSNMKERSAQMAHGVAEEPHGIFIARNILIAVGFLGFTFLMARYKGLPNVLIVMFALIALFTFVTTRTTFGRRIYAMGGNEKAAKLSGINTERLTLLTFTIMGALAALAGLIFAARLNVATPKAGLGFELDVIAACFIGGAATTGGVGKVVGAVIGAFIMGVMNNGMSIMGIGIDWQQVIKGAVLLLAVVFDVYNKNKAS, encoded by the coding sequence ATGACCGAGGCTGCCGAGACAACCCGGGAAAAGGTGGACCTTGCCCACTACATCAAGGCGAACATCCGCGACTACGCGCTGCTGATTTCGCTTCTGGTCATCATGGTGTTCTTCCAGTTCAACACCAACGGCACGCTGTTCATGCCGGTGAACATGACGAACATCATCCTGCAGAACAGCTACATCGTCATCATGGCGCTGGGCATGCTGCTGATCATCGTCGCCGGTCACATCGACCTGTCGGTCGGCTCCGTGTCCGGCTTCATCGGCGCGCTCGCCGCCGTGCTGATCGTGCAATGGAAGGTCGACGTCTTCGTCGCCGGCGCGATCTGTATCGCCGTCGGTGGCCTGATCGGCGCCAGCCAGGGATATCTGACCGCCTATTTCCGCATCCCGGCCTTCATCGTGACGCTGGCGGGCATGCTGATCTACAAGGGTCTTGCGCTTGCCGTCCTCGGCGGTGCGTCCGTCGGTCCGTTCCCGAAGGAGTTCCAGCTGCTGTCGTCGGGCTATGTGCCGGACGTCTTCTCGCTCACGCTGTTTGGCCAGCCCTTCAACACGCTGGCCCTCTTGCTCGGCGCGATCGTCACGGCGATCATCATCTGGTCGAACATGAAGGAACGCAGTGCGCAGATGGCGCACGGCGTTGCTGAAGAGCCGCATGGCATCTTCATCGCCCGCAACATCCTGATCGCCGTCGGCTTCCTCGGCTTTACCTTCCTGATGGCGCGCTACAAGGGTCTTCCCAACGTGCTGATCGTGATGTTCGCGCTGATCGCGCTCTTCACCTTCGTGACCACCCGCACCACGTTCGGCCGCCGCATCTACGCCATGGGCGGCAACGAGAAGGCGGCAAAGCTGTCGGGCATCAACACCGAACGCCTGACGCTGCTGACGTTCACGATCATGGGCGCGCTGGCAGCACTTGCCGGTCTCATCTTCGCGGCTCGCCTGAACGTGGCGACACCGAAGGCCGGCCTCGGCTTCGAACTGGACGTTATCGCGGCCTGCTTCATCGGCGGCGCGGCGACGACCGGCGGCGTCGGCAAGGTGGTGGGTGCCGTCATCGGTGCCTTCATCATGGGCGTCATGAACAACGGCATGTCGATCATGGGTATCGGCATCGACTGGCAGCAGGTCATCAAGGGTGCCGTGCTGCTGCTCGCCGTAGTCTTCGACGTCTACAACAAGAACAAAGCTAGCTAG
- a CDS encoding response regulator: protein MNKPQHDVQPILMVEDSEDDFEATMRAFRRANLRNPILRAASGDEAIELLDNAKHKPGLILLDLNMPGMDGRQLLTVLKQREDTRKTPVVILTTSDDERDVDACYQLGANTYIQKPVNLDGLFAAIQRLKEYWFEIAILPRED from the coding sequence ATGAACAAGCCGCAGCATGACGTTCAGCCGATCCTGATGGTCGAGGACAGCGAAGACGACTTCGAAGCGACGATGCGCGCCTTCCGCAGGGCCAATCTCCGCAATCCGATCCTGCGGGCGGCCTCCGGCGACGAGGCGATCGAACTCCTGGACAACGCCAAGCACAAGCCGGGGCTCATCCTGCTCGATCTCAACATGCCGGGCATGGATGGCCGGCAGTTGCTGACGGTCCTCAAGCAGCGCGAGGATACCCGCAAGACGCCGGTGGTGATCCTGACCACCTCGGATGACGAGCGGGACGTGGATGCCTGCTACCAGCTCGGCGCCAATACCTACATCCAGAAGCCCGTGAACCTCGACGGACTGTTTGCCGCCATCCAGCGGCTGAAGGAATACTGGTTCGAGATCGCGATCCTGCCGAGGGAGGACTAG
- the araD1 gene encoding AraD1 family protein has protein sequence MHLSQLKSGGVICRRGEDSRLVNGAKSVYHLAQAAIASGKTLAGLVDQYGLGDSVDLMQLADQGALDCPVRHPDPAHMFLTGTGLTHTGSASARDAMHADTAGMSDSMKMFRMGIEGGKPKPGEEGVQPEWFYKGTGVNAIGPGEPLVSPSFALDGGEEPEIAGFYVIGEDGTPFRLGFTISNEFSDHVTERINYLFLAHSKLRPASFGPELLVGPLPDDIRGFSRIRRNGEIIWEKPFLSGEANMSHTIANLEHHHFKYGLFRQPGDLHVHMFGTATLSFADGIRTEAGDVFEIGAPDFGLTLKNPLAGSDKLSTAVTAL, from the coding sequence ATGCATCTGTCGCAACTGAAGTCCGGCGGCGTCATCTGCCGCCGGGGCGAGGATTCTCGTCTCGTGAACGGCGCCAAGAGCGTCTATCATCTTGCTCAGGCCGCCATCGCTTCCGGCAAGACGCTTGCCGGTCTGGTCGACCAGTACGGGCTCGGCGACAGTGTCGACCTGATGCAGCTGGCGGACCAGGGCGCACTCGACTGCCCCGTCCGTCATCCGGATCCGGCGCACATGTTCCTGACCGGCACCGGCCTGACCCATACGGGTTCCGCGTCGGCCCGCGACGCCATGCATGCGGATACGGCCGGCATGAGTGACTCGATGAAGATGTTCCGCATGGGCATCGAGGGTGGCAAGCCGAAGCCGGGTGAAGAAGGCGTGCAGCCGGAGTGGTTCTACAAGGGCACCGGCGTCAACGCCATCGGCCCGGGCGAGCCGCTCGTCTCGCCGTCGTTCGCGCTCGATGGCGGCGAAGAGCCGGAAATCGCCGGCTTCTACGTCATCGGCGAAGACGGCACGCCGTTCCGCCTCGGTTTCACGATCTCGAACGAGTTTTCCGATCACGTCACCGAGCGGATCAACTACCTGTTCCTGGCGCATTCGAAGCTGCGTCCGGCGTCCTTCGGCCCGGAACTGCTGGTCGGCCCGTTGCCGGACGACATTCGCGGTTTCTCGCGCATTCGCCGCAACGGCGAGATCATCTGGGAAAAGCCGTTCCTGTCCGGCGAGGCGAACATGTCCCACACTATCGCCAATCTTGAGCATCATCACTTCAAGTACGGCCTGTTCCGTCAGCCCGGCGACCTGCATGTCCACATGTTCGGCACGGCGACGCTGTCCTTTGCCGACGGCATCCGCACGGAGGCCGGCGACGTCTTCGAAATCGGCGCACCCGATTTCGGCCTGACCCTTAAAAATCCGCTCGCCGGCAGCGACAAGCTGTCGACAGCCGTCACTGCTCTTTGA
- a CDS encoding PAS domain-containing sensor histidine kinase, with translation MIAAVLGVVVMAGWLTQDAGLVTVYPGLPSMGFNTALCFILFGFALLMATFEANRSRAVVLVPAVLVVVISGLRLSEILTGLPSGWGQLLLSLFVPRTFIDLVGGGMGPNTSLSFLIGAGALIFDGLPVSNRYRHVVLEFAGLAMLALGFVSLSGYATTLETAYRWSPVAGMALHTSLGMVIIGASIVLRDQRMGLFESDRVPLWVPGFLCIFALLFDLYTPLGVAAGILYVPLVACAFWFSDRPAPFFFAIVCTLLIGIGYFASVDEGVAFWKVMTNRVLSVGTIWIVAVLVYWFRKTSLQLAEEQVRFGALVRSTPDGVISIDERGTVRSFNPAAEAMFGFKASHVIGRNIKMLMPEPYHSEHDGYLNRHMRTGERRIIGTNREVSGLRSDGSTFPLDLSVSAVETGAEKTFVGIVRDITERRRQEDELRTALANLNEREQRLSAVLRTAVDGIIAIDENYLVRHFNPAAERIFGYRSDEVLGKNVNMLMPEPYHTAHDGYVSAYMQTGEKKIIGVGREVQGKRKDGSVFPLDLAVSEVPLGGGERAFVGMVRDISDRKRQEEQLTSTLGQLEVYAADLERSNQELDDFAYIASHDLKEPLRGLHNHSRFLQEDYEELLDDDGKRRINRLIFLSQRMERLVNDLLYFSRIGRQELAVKPTDMRMLVQDVVSTLEDFLQERGAKVEISADLPVYTCDSVRVAEAFRNLITNAVKYNDKQDKRVEVGFLPRYNDASGRNASAVFYVRDNGKGIAPEFFSDVFRIFKRLEKRDDGDEGTGSGLTFVKKIVGRHHGDIWLTSEIGVGTTFYFTLGSDAHEQAAA, from the coding sequence ATGATCGCGGCCGTGCTCGGCGTGGTCGTCATGGCCGGCTGGCTGACGCAGGATGCAGGCCTCGTGACGGTCTATCCCGGCTTGCCATCCATGGGCTTCAACACGGCACTCTGTTTCATCCTGTTCGGTTTCGCCCTGCTGATGGCCACGTTCGAGGCCAACAGATCGCGCGCCGTCGTGCTTGTCCCCGCGGTGCTGGTGGTGGTGATATCGGGCCTTCGGTTGTCGGAGATTCTGACAGGCCTGCCGAGCGGCTGGGGACAGCTGCTCCTCTCCCTGTTCGTACCGCGCACGTTCATCGATCTCGTCGGTGGCGGCATGGGCCCGAATACCTCCCTGTCCTTCCTCATAGGGGCGGGCGCGCTGATCTTCGACGGATTGCCAGTCAGCAACCGTTACCGGCACGTCGTTCTGGAATTCGCCGGCCTTGCCATGCTTGCGCTGGGCTTCGTCTCGCTGTCGGGCTACGCAACGACGCTGGAAACGGCCTATCGCTGGAGCCCTGTTGCCGGCATGGCGCTTCATACCTCTTTGGGCATGGTCATCATCGGTGCCAGCATCGTGCTGCGCGACCAGCGGATGGGCCTGTTCGAATCTGACCGTGTGCCTTTGTGGGTGCCCGGCTTCCTCTGCATCTTCGCGCTGCTCTTCGACCTTTACACGCCGCTCGGCGTCGCCGCTGGCATTCTTTACGTGCCGCTGGTTGCCTGCGCGTTCTGGTTCAGCGACCGCCCCGCGCCGTTCTTCTTTGCTATCGTCTGCACGCTTTTGATCGGCATCGGCTATTTTGCCTCGGTCGACGAAGGGGTGGCCTTCTGGAAGGTGATGACCAATCGCGTGCTGTCTGTTGGCACGATCTGGATCGTCGCCGTCTTGGTATACTGGTTCCGTAAGACGTCCCTGCAGCTTGCCGAGGAACAGGTGCGCTTTGGCGCGCTGGTTCGGTCGACGCCTGATGGCGTGATCAGCATCGACGAGCGTGGCACCGTCCGCAGCTTCAATCCGGCGGCTGAGGCGATGTTCGGCTTCAAGGCGAGCCACGTGATCGGGCGCAACATCAAGATGCTGATGCCGGAGCCCTATCACAGCGAGCATGACGGTTATCTCAACCGTCATATGAGGACCGGCGAACGGCGGATCATCGGCACAAACCGGGAAGTCTCGGGCCTGCGCAGCGACGGCAGCACCTTTCCGCTCGATCTGTCGGTCAGCGCTGTGGAAACGGGCGCTGAGAAGACCTTCGTCGGCATCGTGCGCGACATCACCGAGCGCAGGCGGCAAGAGGACGAACTGCGCACTGCACTTGCCAACCTCAATGAGCGCGAGCAGCGTCTGAGCGCCGTTCTGCGCACGGCGGTCGACGGCATCATCGCGATCGACGAAAACTACCTCGTCCGCCATTTCAACCCGGCTGCCGAACGCATTTTCGGATATCGTTCGGACGAGGTGCTCGGCAAGAACGTCAACATGCTGATGCCCGAGCCCTACCATACCGCCCACGACGGTTATGTCTCCGCTTACATGCAGACGGGCGAGAAGAAGATCATCGGCGTCGGCCGCGAGGTGCAGGGCAAGCGCAAGGACGGCAGCGTCTTCCCGCTCGACCTTGCCGTCAGCGAAGTGCCGCTCGGCGGCGGTGAACGGGCCTTTGTCGGCATGGTACGCGACATTTCCGACCGCAAGCGGCAGGAGGAGCAGCTGACAAGCACGCTTGGCCAGCTTGAAGTCTATGCCGCGGATCTGGAGCGCTCCAACCAGGAACTCGACGATTTTGCCTACATCGCCTCCCACGATCTGAAGGAACCTCTGCGCGGCCTGCACAATCATTCGCGCTTCCTGCAGGAGGATTACGAGGAGCTTCTCGACGACGACGGCAAGCGGCGGATCAACCGGCTGATCTTCCTCTCCCAGCGAATGGAGCGTTTGGTCAACGACCTTCTCTATTTCTCGCGGATCGGCCGGCAGGAGCTTGCCGTGAAGCCCACCGACATGAGGATGCTCGTGCAGGATGTGGTCTCGACGCTCGAGGATTTCCTGCAGGAGCGTGGCGCAAAGGTCGAGATCTCGGCCGACCTGCCTGTCTATACCTGCGATTCCGTGCGTGTCGCTGAAGCCTTCCGCAACCTCATCACCAACGCTGTCAAATACAACGACAAGCAGGACAAGCGGGTGGAAGTCGGGTTCCTGCCGCGCTACAACGACGCCTCGGGCCGAAATGCCAGCGCGGTCTTCTACGTCCGCGACAACGGCAAGGGTATTGCGCCGGAGTTCTTCTCCGACGTGTTCCGCATCTTCAAACGGCTCGAGAAGCGTGACGACGGCGACGAGGGTACGGGTTCGGGCCTGACCTTCGTCAAGAAGATCGTCGGCCGCCATCACGGCGACATCTGGCTGACCTCGGAAATCGGGGTCGGTACGACATTCTATTTTACACTGGGGAGTGATGCGCATGAACAAGCCGCAGCATGA
- the mmsA gene encoding multiple monosaccharide ABC transporter ATP-binding protein translates to MHGRPGSPGPAGQKGSGVRYMQPILEMRNITKTFPGVKALTDVNLTVMPAEIHAVVGENGAGKSTLMKVLSGVYPHGEYTGEIRFEGKPVAFSGIPDSEELGIIIIHQELALVPLLSIAENIFLGHETAKFGVINWLEAYKRTKELLKKVGLNENPDTLITNLGTGKQQLVEIAKALNKKVKLLILDEPTSSLNERDSDALLALLTEFKSQGISSILITHKLNEVTKVADRITVIRDGSTVDMMDCSDGTVDEDRIIKAMVGRELTDRYPQRHATIGEPLLEVKNWTVFHPQHAERKVIKGIDLNVRAGEVVGIAGLMGAGRTEFAMSLFGRSWGQKISGDVTIHGKPADVSSIPRAMKAGLAYVTEDRKTYGLVLIDHIKHNVTLANLKNVASRGVIDDIRELQVATNYRRDLAIRSSGVYQKTVNLSGGNQQKVVLSKWLFSGPDVLILDEPTRGIDVGAKYEIYGIINKLAEAGKAVIVISSEMPELLGMSDRIYVMNEGRFVGEMPAAEASQEAIMRAIMKSWEN, encoded by the coding sequence ATGCATGGCCGGCCCGGTTCACCAGGACCGGCCGGACAAAAAGGCTCCGGGGTTAGATACATGCAGCCCATCCTAGAAATGCGCAACATCACCAAGACGTTTCCCGGCGTGAAAGCGCTGACGGACGTCAACCTGACGGTGATGCCTGCCGAAATTCATGCCGTCGTCGGCGAAAACGGCGCGGGTAAGTCGACGCTGATGAAAGTGCTCAGCGGCGTCTATCCGCACGGAGAATACACCGGCGAGATCCGCTTCGAAGGCAAGCCGGTGGCGTTCTCCGGCATTCCCGACAGCGAAGAGCTCGGCATCATCATCATCCACCAGGAACTGGCCCTGGTGCCGCTCCTGTCGATTGCCGAAAACATCTTTCTCGGCCACGAGACCGCCAAGTTCGGCGTCATCAACTGGCTCGAAGCCTACAAGCGTACCAAGGAACTTCTCAAGAAGGTCGGCCTCAACGAGAACCCCGATACGCTGATTACCAATCTGGGTACCGGCAAGCAGCAGCTTGTCGAGATTGCCAAGGCACTGAACAAGAAGGTCAAGCTCCTGATCCTCGACGAACCGACGTCGAGCTTGAACGAGCGCGATTCCGACGCGCTGCTGGCGCTTCTGACCGAGTTCAAGTCGCAGGGCATTTCCTCGATCCTGATCACCCACAAGCTCAACGAGGTGACCAAGGTCGCCGACCGCATCACGGTCATCCGCGACGGCTCGACCGTCGACATGATGGACTGTTCCGACGGCACGGTCGACGAAGACCGCATCATCAAGGCGATGGTCGGCCGTGAACTGACCGACCGCTATCCGCAGCGTCATGCCACGATCGGCGAGCCGCTGCTCGAGGTGAAGAACTGGACGGTGTTCCACCCGCAGCATGCGGAGCGGAAGGTCATCAAGGGCATCGATCTCAACGTGCGCGCCGGCGAAGTGGTCGGTATTGCCGGTCTCATGGGGGCAGGGCGCACCGAATTCGCGATGTCTCTGTTCGGCCGCTCCTGGGGGCAGAAGATTTCCGGCGACGTGACGATCCACGGCAAGCCGGCAGACGTCTCCAGCATTCCGCGCGCCATGAAGGCCGGGCTCGCCTACGTGACCGAGGACCGCAAGACCTACGGTCTGGTGCTCATCGACCACATCAAGCACAACGTCACGCTGGCGAACCTGAAGAACGTCGCGAGCCGGGGCGTCATCGACGACATCCGCGAACTGCAAGTGGCCACGAACTACCGGCGCGATCTCGCGATCCGTTCGTCCGGCGTCTACCAGAAGACGGTCAACCTTTCGGGTGGCAACCAGCAGAAGGTGGTGCTCTCCAAGTGGCTGTTTTCGGGTCCGGATGTCCTGATCCTCGACGAGCCCACCCGCGGTATCGACGTCGGTGCGAAATATGAAATCTATGGCATCATCAACAAGCTGGCCGAGGCCGGCAAGGCGGTGATCGTCATCTCGTCCGAAATGCCGGAACTGCTCGGCATGTCGGACCGGATCTATGTGATGAACGAAGGCCGCTTCGTCGGCGAGATGCCCGCTGCAGAAGCCTCCCAGGAGGCGATCATGCGCGCGATTATGAAATCATGGGAGAATTGA